A window from Pseudomonas frederiksbergensis encodes these proteins:
- a CDS encoding Nudix family hydrolase, with protein MKRVHVAAAVIRDGSGKILIARRADTQHQGGLWEFPGGKVEADESVETALARELHEELGIVVNVARPLIKVRHDYPDKQVLLDVWEVSAFTGEPHGAEGQPLEWVAPRDLLSYEFPAANQPIVAAARLPAQYLITPDDLETPALLRGIQKAIAGGIKLIQLRAPNGYDPKYRDLAVDAAGLCAGKAQLMIKGPFEWLGDFPSAGWHITSAQLRKYAAAGRPLPASRWLAASCHNAEELALAEEMGVDFVTLSPVQPTLTHPGAQPLGWEQARALIEGFSKPVFLLGGVGPADLQKAWEAGAQGAAGIRAFWPEA; from the coding sequence GTGAAGCGAGTACACGTAGCCGCCGCTGTCATTCGCGATGGCAGTGGCAAGATCCTCATTGCCCGCCGTGCCGACACCCAGCATCAGGGTGGTTTGTGGGAATTTCCCGGTGGCAAGGTCGAGGCCGACGAATCCGTTGAAACCGCCCTGGCTCGCGAGCTGCACGAAGAGTTGGGCATTGTGGTCAACGTGGCTCGCCCGCTGATCAAGGTGCGGCACGATTACCCGGACAAGCAAGTGTTACTGGACGTTTGGGAAGTGTCGGCCTTTACCGGCGAACCGCACGGCGCCGAAGGCCAACCGTTGGAATGGGTCGCGCCTCGGGATCTGCTGAGCTACGAGTTCCCGGCCGCCAACCAGCCGATTGTCGCGGCTGCACGGTTACCCGCGCAGTATTTGATTACCCCGGACGACCTGGAAACCCCAGCCTTGCTGCGCGGAATTCAAAAAGCCATTGCCGGCGGCATCAAGCTGATCCAGTTGCGGGCACCCAACGGCTACGATCCGAAGTACCGTGATCTGGCGGTGGACGCGGCGGGGCTGTGTGCGGGCAAGGCGCAGTTGATGATCAAGGGGCCGTTCGAGTGGCTGGGAGATTTCCCGTCGGCCGGTTGGCACATCACCTCCGCGCAGCTGCGCAAATACGCGGCGGCTGGCCGCCCGCTACCGGCGTCGCGCTGGCTGGCGGCGTCCTGCCATAACGCTGAAGAACTGGCGTTGGCCGAGGAGATGGGGGTAGATTTCGTGACCCTGTCACCGGTGCAACCGACCCTGACTCATCCGGGAGCTCAGCCGCTGGGTTGGGAACAGGCTCGCGCGTTGATCGAAGGTTTCAGCAAACCGGTGTTCTTGCTCGGAGGTGTTGGCCCGGCGGATCTTCAGAAAGCCTGGGAAGCGGGCGCACAAGGTGCGGCGGGGATCCGGGCGTTTTGGCCTGAGGCGTAG
- a CDS encoding glutathione S-transferase family protein, which produces MSLHLIIGDKLHSSWSLRGALALDLAGAPYTEELIKLNQPDTRERLLKHSPTAKVPLLKTEHGTIADSLAIAEYLAEQFPDAGLWPKDTAARAQARSACAQMHSGFFAMRGNMPFDLSHDAALSPVPADVQADIERMLALWAECRAAATETGPFLFGGATLADAFFAPIAVRLRTYQVRLPAADAAYVETICQWPAFKAWQKAGLEEVGQ; this is translated from the coding sequence ATGAGCTTGCACCTGATCATCGGCGACAAACTGCATTCCTCCTGGTCCCTGCGCGGCGCATTGGCCCTCGACCTGGCCGGCGCCCCCTACACCGAAGAACTGATCAAGCTGAACCAGCCGGATACGCGTGAGCGTCTGCTCAAGCACTCGCCGACTGCAAAAGTCCCATTGCTGAAAACCGAACACGGCACCATCGCCGACTCCCTGGCGATTGCCGAGTATCTGGCAGAGCAGTTCCCCGACGCCGGCCTCTGGCCCAAAGACACCGCCGCCCGCGCCCAGGCGCGATCGGCCTGCGCGCAGATGCACAGCGGTTTCTTCGCCATGCGCGGCAACATGCCATTCGACTTGAGTCACGACGCTGCGCTGTCGCCGGTACCGGCTGACGTCCAGGCTGACATCGAGCGCATGTTGGCGTTGTGGGCCGAGTGCCGGGCAGCCGCCACCGAAACCGGTCCGTTCCTGTTTGGCGGCGCGACCCTGGCGGATGCCTTCTTCGCACCGATCGCCGTACGCCTGCGCACCTATCAGGTGAGGCTGCCCGCAGCGGACGCGGCCTACGTCGAAACCATCTGCCAATGGCCAGCCTTCAAGGCTTGGCAGAAGGCAGGTCTGGAGGAGGTCGGGCAGTGA
- the argJ gene encoding bifunctional glutamate N-acetyltransferase/amino-acid acetyltransferase ArgJ: protein MAVGLGPLPTLHPVAGFELGIASAGIKRPGRKDVVVMRCAEGSTVAGVFTLNAFCAAPVILAKQRVQGPVRYLLTNTGNANAGTGEPGLAAAERTCAKLAELTGVDASLVLPYSTGVIGEPLPVEKIEGALQAALDDLSVNNWEAAATGIMTTDTLPKGASRQFQHDGVTITVTGISKGAGMIRPNMATMLGYIATDAKVSRDVLQNLLLDGANKSFNRITIDGDTSTNDCCMLIATGQAALPEITEASGDLFAKLKQAVFEVCMDVAQAIVRDGEGATKFVTVEVNGGGNHQECLDVGYTVAHSPLIKTALFASDPNWGRILAAVGRAGVPNLDVSKIDVFLGEVCIASRGARASTYTEAQGAAVMQQEEITIRIELGRGDCSETIWTTDLSHEYVKINAEYRT from the coding sequence ATGGCTGTTGGTCTTGGTCCGTTGCCAACGTTGCACCCGGTTGCCGGTTTTGAACTCGGTATCGCCTCGGCTGGCATCAAGCGCCCGGGGCGCAAGGATGTTGTGGTGATGCGCTGTGCCGAAGGCTCCACGGTCGCTGGCGTGTTCACCCTGAACGCCTTTTGCGCCGCTCCCGTGATCCTCGCCAAGCAGCGTGTGCAAGGTCCGGTGCGTTACCTGTTGACCAATACCGGCAATGCCAACGCCGGCACTGGCGAACCAGGCCTTGCCGCTGCCGAGCGCACCTGCGCCAAACTGGCTGAGCTGACCGGCGTCGACGCCAGCCTGGTGCTGCCGTACTCCACCGGTGTGATCGGCGAGCCGTTGCCGGTCGAGAAAATCGAAGGGGCCCTGCAAGCCGCCCTCGACGACCTGTCGGTCAATAACTGGGAAGCTGCCGCCACCGGCATCATGACCACCGACACCTTGCCAAAAGGTGCGAGCCGCCAGTTCCAGCATGACGGCGTGACCATCACCGTCACCGGTATCAGCAAAGGCGCGGGCATGATCCGCCCGAACATGGCGACCATGCTCGGTTACATCGCCACCGACGCCAAAGTCTCCCGCGACGTGCTGCAAAACCTGCTGCTGGACGGTGCCAACAAGTCGTTCAACCGCATCACCATCGACGGTGACACGTCGACCAACGACTGCTGCATGCTGATCGCCACCGGTCAGGCAGCACTGCCGGAAATCACTGAGGCCAGCGGTGATCTGTTCGCCAAGCTGAAACAGGCTGTATTTGAAGTGTGCATGGACGTGGCCCAGGCCATCGTTCGCGACGGCGAAGGCGCGACCAAGTTTGTCACCGTTGAAGTCAACGGAGGCGGCAATCATCAGGAATGCCTGGACGTCGGTTACACCGTGGCTCACTCGCCGCTGATCAAGACCGCACTGTTTGCCTCCGATCCGAACTGGGGCCGCATTCTGGCCGCCGTGGGTCGTGCCGGCGTACCGAACCTGGATGTGAGCAAGATCGACGTGTTCCTCGGTGAAGTGTGTATCGCCAGCCGTGGCGCTCGCGCATCGACCTACACCGAAGCCCAGGGCGCGGCCGTGATGCAGCAGGAAGAAATCACCATCCGTATCGAGCTGGGTCGCGGTGATTGCAGCGAAACCATCTGGACCACCGACCTGTCCCACGAATACGTGAAAATCAACGCCGAGTACCGCACCTAA